In Myxococcales bacterium, the following proteins share a genomic window:
- a CDS encoding serine/threonine-protein phosphatase produces the protein MDKTETTPTIEAVMMTDIGVVREHNEDSAYIDPAHRFFIVADGMGGHAAGEIASSMAVESVRTTLEAAHERIATFATDPTETARRELAQIMQDAVLSAHQAVFQRGNREVDKQGMGTTLDIVLLAGAEAFVAHVGDSRTYLLRDGKISQITTDHTVAQVAVIEGRISEEEALMSNWRNILVNAIGVSADVGVEMAHVHLNDGDRLLLSSDGLHDYFTVNAEVASHIATGELHTQLSHMIELAKERGGHDNITAIAIEIRGLGTSGVPGDMPIDPTRPIHRTTATFADQTDRVPIASTEPPPIGDEDTEIATRD, from the coding sequence ATGGACAAGACTGAAACGACGCCGACGATTGAGGCGGTCATGATGACCGACATCGGCGTGGTACGCGAGCACAACGAAGATTCAGCGTACATCGATCCGGCGCATCGCTTTTTCATCGTCGCCGACGGCATGGGTGGTCACGCCGCGGGTGAGATCGCGAGTTCGATGGCGGTCGAAAGCGTGCGCACCACGCTGGAGGCAGCGCACGAGCGCATCGCCACCTTCGCCACCGACCCCACCGAAACCGCGCGCCGCGAACTCGCGCAGATTATGCAAGACGCCGTGCTTTCGGCGCATCAAGCGGTGTTTCAACGCGGCAATCGCGAAGTCGATAAGCAGGGCATGGGCACGACGCTCGATATCGTGCTGCTAGCCGGCGCGGAAGCCTTCGTCGCCCACGTCGGCGATAGCCGAACCTATTTACTGCGCGACGGTAAAATTTCACAAATCACCACCGACCACACGGTCGCGCAGGTCGCGGTCATTGAAGGGCGCATTTCTGAGGAAGAAGCGCTGATGTCAAATTGGCGCAATATCCTCGTCAATGCCATCGGCGTTTCGGCCGACGTTGGCGTCGAGATGGCGCATGTTCATCTTAACGATGGCGACAGGCTCTTGCTGTCGTCGGATGGCCTGCACGATTACTTCACGGTCAACGCCGAGGTGGCCTCGCACATTGCGACCGGTGAATTGCACACCCAGCTTAGCCACATGATTGAGCTCGCCAAGGAGCGCGGCGGGCACGACAACATCACCGCCATCGCGATTGAAATTCGCGGCCTCGGTACCAGCGGCGTACCCGGCGACATGCCGATCGACCCGACGCGGCCGATTCACCGCACCACCGCGACGTTCGCCGATCAAACCGACCGCGTGCCTATCGCGTCGACCGAGCCACCGCCTATCGGCGACGAAGACACCGAAATCGCCACGCGCGATTGA
- a CDS encoding TRAP transporter substrate-binding protein, whose product MKSAFIEATSRAVRRRITFMAATLVICGAGLVAVPAHAQVKKIELRIATVAPAKTPWSKVLKEFETNVEAASGGRIDVRVFLGGTMGDENTTAVMTARGKLQGVGGSTGSIATLVPELDAIEVPFMFASANEADYVLDKFLLAPMEKAFREHGLILGFWGENGFRHFASTVAPIATPADIRGKKMRSQESFVHLEMYKALSANASAIPTTEVDTSLRTGAIQGYDQSLLYAIAASWHTTTKFLTLSAHIYQPGVIAYNKEWFDALPADLQTIVMDEGRKLTRKGRKGVRDMNPAMVALFTDAKVKVSTLTPAQREAFVTATKGVREVVRKKSAAHRATLELIEKGIAEFRAKGGK is encoded by the coding sequence ATGAAATCAGCATTTATTGAGGCAACTTCTCGCGCGGTACGCCGGCGAATCACTTTCATGGCGGCGACGCTGGTGATTTGCGGCGCTGGCTTGGTGGCAGTGCCCGCGCATGCGCAGGTCAAAAAGATCGAGCTGCGCATTGCAACGGTCGCGCCGGCCAAGACGCCGTGGTCCAAGGTACTCAAAGAATTTGAGACCAACGTCGAGGCCGCCTCGGGCGGACGCATCGATGTGCGGGTGTTTCTCGGCGGCACCATGGGCGATGAGAACACGACCGCCGTGATGACGGCGCGCGGCAAGTTGCAGGGCGTCGGCGGGTCGACTGGCTCGATCGCGACCTTGGTGCCTGAACTCGACGCCATCGAGGTGCCTTTTATGTTTGCCAGCGCCAACGAAGCCGACTACGTGCTCGATAAATTTTTGCTCGCGCCGATGGAAAAGGCGTTTCGCGAACATGGTCTGATCCTTGGTTTTTGGGGCGAAAACGGCTTTCGCCATTTTGCCAGCACGGTGGCGCCTATTGCCACGCCGGCCGATATTCGCGGCAAGAAAATGCGTTCGCAAGAAAGCTTCGTGCACCTCGAGATGTACAAGGCGCTGAGCGCCAACGCCTCGGCGATTCCAACCACCGAAGTTGATACCTCGCTGCGCACCGGCGCAATTCAAGGGTATGACCAATCGCTGCTCTATGCCATCGCGGCGAGCTGGCATACGACGACCAAATTTCTCACGCTCTCGGCTCATATTTATCAGCCGGGCGTCATCGCGTACAATAAGGAATGGTTTGACGCCCTGCCGGCCGATCTACAAACGATCGTGATGGACGAGGGTCGCAAGCTCACCCGCAAGGGACGCAAGGGCGTGCGCGACATGAACCCCGCGATGGTCGCCTTGTTCACCGACGCCAAGGTCAAGGTAAGCACCCTGACCCCAGCGCAACGGGAGGCCTTTGTCACCGCGACCAAGGGCGTGCGCGAGGTGGTGCGCAAGAAGAGCGCGGCGCACCGCGCAACGCTTGAGCTAATCGAAAAGGGCATCGCCGAGTTTCGCGCCAAGGGCGGCAAGTAA